In the Streptomyces cinnamoneus genome, CCGGACGGACCGTCCACCGGTCCCCACAGGGGACGGGGAGCCGTGCCGTCCTGGTAGCGCGAGGACGGCAGGCGTTCGGCGTCCCACGGCTGCGGCCGCGGAGTGCCCTCCGCCTCCAGCGGCCGTCCGGGCCCCTTCCCCTTCCGTGACCGCCAGGTCCACCAGGCCGCCCCCACGCCGCCCGCGACGAGAGCGACGCCGCCGCCCCTGGCGAGGGCGGTGACGAAACCGCGCCGCGAGGGGGGCGAGGAGGCGCCGAGGGGAGCCGTCGTGGCCGGAAGCGTGGCCAGCCGCCGCGCCTCCGTCTCCCGTCGCGCGATGTCGGCGGCCAGCGCGCCCCGCCGCCACACCCGCTCGGCGCCCTTCGGCGGAGCCATGGCCGCGATGATCTGCGCCGGCAGCGGACGGTCGGCGGGGTCCTTGGCCAGGCACGGTTCGACCAGGGCACGGACCGGCGCGGACAGGGCGTCCAGATCGGGCTCGCCGTGCACCACCCGGTACTGCACGGCCGCGACGTTCGTGCCCGCGTACGCGCGGCGCCCGCTGGCCGCGTAGGCCAGGACCGCCCCCAGAGAGAAGACGTCGCCGGGCGGACCGACCCGCCGCCCCAGCGCCTGCTCGGGCGCGCCGTAGCCGGGCGTGACCGGGGCGTGGCCGGTGGAGGTGAGCGTGAGGCCGTGTTCGGGGCGGGCGATGCCGAAGTCGATGACGCGCGAACCCCGCGAGGTCAGCACGATGTTGGACGGCTTGATGTCGCGGTGCACCAGCCCCCGGGCGTGAACGTCGCGGAGGGTGGCGGCGAGTTCCGCGCCCAGGGTCCGTAGTCCCGCGTCGTCCAGCGGCCCGTGCCGCTCGACGGCCTCTTCGAGCGTCGGTCCGGCCAGGAACTCCGTGGCCATCCAGGGCCGTCCGCCCTCGGTCCACGCGCCCAGCACCCGGGCCACGCCCGGAGTGTCGACGGCCTGCGCGACCTGGGCCTCGCGGACGAAGCGCTGGGACAGGTTGCGGTCCTGCGCCAGCTCGGGCAGCAGCACCTTGACCGCCGCCGTGCGTCCGGCCGCGTCCCTGCCGAGGTAGACCTTGCCCATGCCGCCCGCGCCGAGCACGCCGATGAGCCGGTACGGCCCGAGGCGGAGGGGGTCGCCGGTGCTGAGGGGTTTCATGGTGCGGGTGTCTCCCTGGAGGGTGCTGAAACGTGAGGGGGCGGCGGCGTCAGGCGAACGGGACGGCGCACACCAGGCCCCCGCTGCCGTAGACGAGGACCCGGGCCCGTTCGTGGGCCACCAGGTTCCTGCCGAGCCCGTCGGGCACGGCCATGGCCCACGCCGTCCGGTGGCTGTGCAGGTCGATGGCGACCAACTGGTCACGGGACCGCGCTCCCCGGGTGTTGCCCGGGCCGTTCGCCGTGGCGTGCACGTAGAGGTACCGCTCCCCGGCCACGGGCGGGATGTCGAGGCCGGGCGTCATGGCGGCGTCGAGATCCGTCTGCCACAGCAGCTCGCCGCTGGCGGCGGACACGGCGACGATCCGGCGCGTCCCCTCGGCCGCGTACACGACGCCGCCTTCGACCGTCGGCCTGCCGTAGCGGCGGGCCCCCTTCGCGATCCCGCCGACGTCACGCCCGGGCCCGAACTCCCACGCCCGCCGCCCGTCGGAGACGTGGCGGGCGGACAGCCTGTCGCTGCCGAAGTAGACGCGCGCGTTGTCCGCCGCGAGCCGCCCGGGCAGAACGAACGAACTGTCCGCTTCCCCGCGCAGCAGGACCTGCCGCCAGGCGATCGCGCCCTGACCGGCCCGCCACGCCTGAAGTCGGTCGGCATGGCCTTCGTACCAGGGCCGGGTGAGGAGCAGCTGGCCGCCTACGGCCCGGCCGACGAGACGCGCGTTGGCGCTCTGCGGCTCGTACTCGCCGCCGTCGTCGAGCGGCTGTCGCCAGCGCTCCCGGCCGGTCCGCGCGTCGATCGCGACGAGCCGCCAGCCCGCCGTCCGCTCCGTGGCCGTGGCACCGGGCCGGCCCGTCCGGGCGATCAGGTAGACCACCCCGTCGGCGGCGGTCAGCAGGTGGGCCGCCGTGACGTCCGCGTCGACGACCGCGATCCCCTCACCGAGCGGCTCCGGCTCGCCGTTGGCGAGGTTCACGGAGCACACCGTCACCACCGGCGCGCCGCCCTTCTCACCGGGCACGAAGGCGTAGACCCGCTCGCCGTCCGTAGTCGCCTGCCACGCCCGCTGGACCTTGCCGCAGGTCCACTTCTCCTTGCGGGACGTGGCGTCGAGCCCCACGAGCCCCTTCTTGGTCAGCACCACGAACTGGTCGCCGACCACCAAGGGGGGAAGCAGATCGTCGACCTGTTCCACGCGCGCCGACCACACGGCGCGCGTAGGGACGTGCGGAACGCCCTCGGCTGACGAACCCGCGGAGGCCGACGCCGACGCCGGCGCGGACGGGGAGGCCGACGCGGCCCCGTCACCCCTCCCGAACCACGCCCAGGCCCCGGCCCCCGCTCCGGCCAGCCCGAGCAGCGAACCGCCTGTGACACCGAGCAGCCTCCGCCGGGACACACCCGCCGAGCGCGTGGTCGCGACCTGGGCGTCCCGGCTCTCCGGCGGGGCCGGCAGCCGGTGCGCCCGGACCTCCCACACCTCGCAGGCACGCCGTGCGATCTCCGCGAGCAGCACCTCGGGGAGCCGGTCGGCGAAGTCCCCGTAGCCGGCGCCCCCGTGAGACCCCGCGCCGTAGGGCCCGTCCCCGTCGCGGAGCAGGTGCGCCAGCTCCGCCGTGCCGGGACGCCGCGCGGGGTCCTTGTCGAGGCACCGCGCGAGCAGAGGAACGAGCGCCGCCGGCACGCCGGTCAGGCCGGGCTCCGCGTACCGCACCCGGTACAGCAGGTCAGCGGCCCGGCCGGTGCCGAAGGGCCCGTTCCCGGTGGCCGCGTGGACGAGGACGCCCGCGAGCGCGAACACGTCGCCCGCCGCCGTGTGGTCCAGGCCCGCCGCCTGCTCGGGTGACATGAAGGCGGGCGTACCGACCGTGGAGCCCAGGCGCGTCAGCCGCTCGTCGCCGACGGCGCGGGCGATGCCGAAGTCGATGACCTTCGGACCGAAGGCGGTGACCAGGATGTTCGACGGTTTGAGGTCGCGGTGCACGACGTCCGAGCGGTGCAGCTGCCCGAGCGCCTCGGCGAGGACCGCGCCCAGCGCCCGCACGGAGCGTTCCGGCAGCGGGCCGGCGAGCGCGACCGCCTCGTCCAGCGGGGGACCTAGGACGTACTCGGTGGCCAGCCACGGCGTGGGGGCCAGCGGATCGGCGTCGACGACGGCCGCCCCGTACTCCCCGCCGATGACCCGCGCCGCGTCGGTCTCCAGCCGGAAGCGGGCCCGCAGTTCCGGGTCCGAGGCGAGCCGCGCGTGCATGGTCTTCAGCGCGACCGTCCGACCGCCGGGAGAACGGCCCAGGTAGACGGTGCCCATGCCGCCGCTGCCGAGCCGGGCTACGAGCCGGTACGTGCCGAGCTGCTGGGGGTCGTCGTGGTGCAGGGGGAAGGGCATCGGGGCAATCCGCGAAGAAGGAAGGAGGAGGGAGGGGAGAAGGCGGGATCAGCGGTGGGGGGACGCACCCGGCAGGGAGGTCTCCACGGCCAGCAGGGCCGCCGACTGCCGGACGAGTGCCGTGATGACGTGCCCGGGCAGCCATCCGGGCCCGAACAGGGCGGCCGCCCGGCTCCGGCCGCGCGGAGCCGCGCCGGACGCACCGGCGCCGGCCGGAGCGGTGCCGGTCAGCTCGTCCAGCACCCGCTCGGCCCGTGGCCTGCCCGCCGGGTCGCCGGCGAGGCAGGCGGAGACCGTCCCGCGGAGGCCGTCGGGCAGCTCGCTCCGCTCGGGGACGGTGTGCCCGGTGGCCGCGTACGCCAGGACCGCCCCCAGCGCGAAGACGTCGCCGGCCGGGTGCGGGGGGCCGCCGGCGGCCCCTTCCGGCGCCACGGTGCCGGACGCGACGCCGGGCAGCCCGCCGTGCCGCCGCCCGGCCGGGGCCGCCGCCCGCAGGGCACCGAAGCACGTCAGCCGCAGGCCGTCCGCCGTGACCAGCACGGCGGCGGGGGAGAGCCCCGCGTGCGCCACCCCGCCCGAGTGGAGCGTGAGGAGGGCCTCGGCTAGGGCGGCTCCCAGAGCGCGGACGGTGCGCTCGGGCAGCGGCCCGCCGTGTGCGGCGAGCACGGCGGGCAACGGCAGGACGGGCAGGTACGCGCAGGCGTGCCAGGGCAGCCCGTCCTGCTCCCCGGCATCCGTCAACGGGGCGAACCACGGCCCGGACCACGCCCCGATCAGCCGCCGGGCACCCTCCGTCTCCACCGCGAAACGCCCGGCGTCGGCCCCGGCGAGGGCCGTGCCGACCAGGACCGTGCGGTCGCCGTCCGCACTCCGCGCGAGGAAACGATCCTCCGGAACCGGTACGTCCCCATCCGGTGGATCGAGCCGGGCCACGACGGTGTACGGGCCGATCAGCCGCGGGTCGTCGTGGCGCAGCGGTTCCATGGACGGAGGAGCTCCTCGTGGGGGTGGTGAGTGGCGGGTTCAGAAGTCGTCGGGGTCGACGCCCTTGGGCGCCTGGTAGGTGGGCGAGACGATGCTGAACAAGATCAGGTCGGTCTTGGACGCGTTCGGCCCGTTGGCCCCGTCGTCCTTTCGCGTGCTCCTGAGCAGCAGTTCGGCGGAGAGGGAGACGTGGTCCTCCTCGTGCACGGCGTCGATCTGCGGCTGCTGTGCCTTGGAGTTGGCTCGGCCGTCCCGGGTGATGCGCCAGCCCCGCTTGGCCAGTTGGTCACGCAGGCGGTCCCAGCCCTGGGCCAGTTCCTCGGGTGAGAGCTTCCAGACGGACCAGTCGTGCTGGATCGAGTAGAGCCCCTTGCCCTTCTTCTGATCGAAGGTGACGGGCGACGGGCCGCCTGGCGTGACCTCCCCCCGCAGCTGCGTCATGTCGAGGAGTTCACTCGAAAGTCGGCCGACCCGTGCCTCGGCGTCCTGGGGATGCTCGACCTTCACCTCATGCGAGGAGCCCTTGCCTGGGGTCGTTTCGCTTGTCCCGGACTTCTTCGGCTGGTCATCCATGATGCTGCATCCCGTGGCACAGACGGCGGCGATGGAGATGATGGTGAGCACCTTTCGCCACGACATCGCGTTTCCGTGACGTTGCTGGGTGGTCACCCTAGTGTGTGTGGTCATTTTTTGGGCGCCACCTCGTCGTAACGTCCCATAATAACCTTAGCCTGGTTCTTGATGCTCAAACTGGCCGCGTCTTTCTTCTCGTCATAGTCCCAGTAACCGCCGTGCCCTTCGGTGTCGGTGGCCATCTGGTTGGCCCCAAACCTCGCGTCGCTCGGCACGACGAAGTCCACACCGGTCTTCCAGTGCCATTCCCGGTGG is a window encoding:
- a CDS encoding protein kinase domain-containing protein, producing MPFPLHHDDPQQLGTYRLVARLGSGGMGTVYLGRSPGGRTVALKTMHARLASDPELRARFRLETDAARVIGGEYGAAVVDADPLAPTPWLATEYVLGPPLDEAVALAGPLPERSVRALGAVLAEALGQLHRSDVVHRDLKPSNILVTAFGPKVIDFGIARAVGDERLTRLGSTVGTPAFMSPEQAAGLDHTAAGDVFALAGVLVHAATGNGPFGTGRAADLLYRVRYAEPGLTGVPAALVPLLARCLDKDPARRPGTAELAHLLRDGDGPYGAGSHGGAGYGDFADRLPEVLLAEIARRACEVWEVRAHRLPAPPESRDAQVATTRSAGVSRRRLLGVTGGSLLGLAGAGAGAWAWFGRGDGAASASPSAPASASASAGSSAEGVPHVPTRAVWSARVEQVDDLLPPLVVGDQFVVLTKKGLVGLDATSRKEKWTCGKVQRAWQATTDGERVYAFVPGEKGGAPVVTVCSVNLANGEPEPLGEGIAVVDADVTAAHLLTAADGVVYLIARTGRPGATATERTAGWRLVAIDARTGRERWRQPLDDGGEYEPQSANARLVGRAVGGQLLLTRPWYEGHADRLQAWRAGQGAIAWRQVLLRGEADSSFVLPGRLAADNARVYFGSDRLSARHVSDGRRAWEFGPGRDVGGIAKGARRYGRPTVEGGVVYAAEGTRRIVAVSAASGELLWQTDLDAAMTPGLDIPPVAGERYLYVHATANGPGNTRGARSRDQLVAIDLHSHRTAWAMAVPDGLGRNLVAHERARVLVYGSGGLVCAVPFA
- a CDS encoding serine/threonine-protein kinase, yielding MKPLSTGDPLRLGPYRLIGVLGAGGMGKVYLGRDAAGRTAAVKVLLPELAQDRNLSQRFVREAQVAQAVDTPGVARVLGAWTEGGRPWMATEFLAGPTLEEAVERHGPLDDAGLRTLGAELAATLRDVHARGLVHRDIKPSNIVLTSRGSRVIDFGIARPEHGLTLTSTGHAPVTPGYGAPEQALGRRVGPPGDVFSLGAVLAYAASGRRAYAGTNVAAVQYRVVHGEPDLDALSAPVRALVEPCLAKDPADRPLPAQIIAAMAPPKGAERVWRRGALAADIARRETEARRLATLPATTAPLGASSPPSRRGFVTALARGGGVALVAGGVGAAWWTWRSRKGKGPGRPLEAEGTPRPQPWDAERLPSSRYQDGTAPRPLWGPVDGPSGLPIAPLPLGDVVVTHSARGPVALSVTDGQVKWQGKSDSFTALTPVGDELLVSATLVGKLVAFETSTGAERWSLDLTARGTVAADADTVYFAAGEAGQAAHGDITKLCALDVSSRTVRWSVPLPVPMTLVSPAIGAVGDGRLVVCGTDGKVVCLDARTGKEAWRLSQRPDSTDAMAPLVVDGVVYLGGKTLTARRLKDGGEVWSVRAKSPLTEHFGGWGPPTVDGDALYAMDGARLSRRNRHDGTPDWEYVPKDAAGVAPLTAPVVQGKSVWVVPSLSGGEGVTAHHKDSGKPTWTYGRGAGASALWRLAGAGNRVFVVCEKTLVALPVF
- a CDS encoding serine/threonine protein kinase, whose translation is MEPLRHDDPRLIGPYTVVARLDPPDGDVPVPEDRFLARSADGDRTVLVGTALAGADAGRFAVETEGARRLIGAWSGPWFAPLTDAGEQDGLPWHACAYLPVLPLPAVLAAHGGPLPERTVRALGAALAEALLTLHSGGVAHAGLSPAAVLVTADGLRLTCFGALRAAAPAGRRHGGLPGVASGTVAPEGAAGGPPHPAGDVFALGAVLAYAATGHTVPERSELPDGLRGTVSACLAGDPAGRPRAERVLDELTGTAPAGAGASGAAPRGRSRAAALFGPGWLPGHVITALVRQSAALLAVETSLPGASPHR